The following proteins are co-located in the Heteronotia binoei isolate CCM8104 ecotype False Entrance Well chromosome 21, APGP_CSIRO_Hbin_v1, whole genome shotgun sequence genome:
- the LOC132589630 gene encoding LOW QUALITY PROTEIN: rho guanine nucleotide exchange factor 2-like (The sequence of the model RefSeq protein was modified relative to this genomic sequence to represent the inferred CDS: inserted 1 base in 1 codon) — protein sequence MGSSLSVEQQAFSQDLLFLLTKEGHSVTKKEVEDLVKAIDDVCPWVPERGTLKLKDWVKIGGHLQDHPRVTARVLFTWSKVRACLKGLTLNNILFNQQMEAHPSAMTSLPRLLLPASAPPYAPSLKTDERHFASRKPTDDHDTDTEDPGFPLAPVIQPDCSAAFAAAVSAAVLEEGDITNKEKERMKEKEKDARYTNGHLFTSITVSGMTMCFACNKSITAKEALSCPNCNVTIHNRCKDTLPNCTKVKQKHQKAALLKNNSALQSVSLRNKTTIRECPSSAIYPSESFRQTLLGSRRGRPTLSLSKSVSTTNIAGTFNDESPLGIRRILSQSTDSLNMCNRTLSVESLIDEGAEVIYSQLMSDFEMXEKDFEADSWSLAVDNNFLQQHKKEVMKRQDVIYELIQTELHHVQTLKIMTNLFRKGMLEDLQMDPAVVQSMFPCVDELSEIHDRFLVQLLERRKESLATDSNKNFVINRLGDILVQQFSGTSAEQMKKAYSEFCSRHSKAVKLYKELCQIQIGTALCL from the exons ATGGGTTCCTCATTGTCCGTTGAACAACAAGCCTTTTCTCAAGACCTCCTCTTTCTACTCACTAAAGAAGGACACTCTGTTACAAAGAAGGAGGTTGAAGATTTAGTAAAAGCTATTGATGATGTATGTCCATGGGTCCCCGAAAGAGGAACCCTTAAGTTGAAGGACTGGGTGAAAATTGGCGGCCATCTCCAAGATCACCCTCGGGTGACGGCCAGAGTTCTGTTTACATGGTCCAAGGTCCGAGCATGTTTGAAAGGGCTTACACtgaacaatattttgtttaatcagCAAATGGAGGCACACCCGTCAGCTATGACTTCCCTGCCGCGACTTTTGCTGCCCGCCTCCGCGCCACCTTATGCCCCATCTTTAAAAACGGATGAGCGGCATTTTGCATCTCGCAAACCAACTGATGATCATGATACGGACACTGAGGACCCTGGGTTTCCCTTAGCCCCCGTCATACAGCCAGACTGCTCGGCCGCCTTTGCAGCAGCTGTTTCCGCCGCAGTCCTGGAAGAAGGGGACATTACtaacaaagagaaagaaaggatgaaggagaaagaaaaagacgCCCGCTACACCAATGGGCACCTCTTCACTTCCATCACTGTTTCCGGCATGACCATGTGTTTTGCCTGTAACAAGAGCATCACAGCCAAAGAGGCGCTGAGTTGTCCCAACTGCAATGTCACCATCCACAACCGCTGCAAGGATACCTTACCAAATTGTACCAAAGTCAAGCAGAAGCATCAAAAGGCAGCCTTGCTCAAGAACAATTCAGCATTGCAGTCGGTGTCCCTGAGGAACAAAACAACCATTAGGGAATGCCCCAGTTCTGCCATCTACCCCTCAGAGAGCTTCCGCCAGACCCTGCTGGGATCCCGCCGGGGCCGCCCCACTTTGTCCCTTTCCAAAAGTGTCTCTACCACCAACATTGCAGGGACTTTCAATGATGAATCTCCCTTGGGCATCAGAAGAATCCTGTCCCAGTCCACCGATTCCCTTAACATGTGCAACCGAACACTGTCAGTAGAATCACTCATTGATGAAGGAGCTGAAGTCATCTACAGTCAGCTGATGAGTGATTTTGAGA GGGAGAAGGACTTTGAGGCCGATTCCTGGAGCCTGGCAGTGGACAATAATTTTTTGCAGCAGCACAAGAAGGAGGTCATGAAACGACAAGATGTCATTTATGAGTTGATTCAGACAGAGCTCCACCATGTACAGACGCTGAAGATCATGACCAACCTCTTCCGGAAGGGAATGTTGGAAGACCTCCAGATGGACCCAGCTGTAGTGCAGAGCATGTTCCCCTGCGTGGACGAGCTCAGTGAAATCCACGACCGCTTCCTcgtgcaactccttgagcgccgCAAGGAGTCGCTAGCCACCGACAGCAACAAGAATTTTGTCATCAACCGGCTGGGAGACATCCTTGTGCAGCAGTTTTCAGGCACCAGTGCCGAGCAAATGAAAAAGGCCTACTCAGAGTTCTGCAGCCGCCACAGCAAGGCAGTGAAGCTTTACAAAGAACTCTGCCAGATCCAAATTGGCACGGCCCTGTGCCTTTAA